The DNA segment CCGGATTGGGGTGCGCGGGCGCTTCCCATTTGAGCTCGCTCGTGAGCTTTTCCGGATCAATGCACAGCAGTACGAGGCCGCTCTGCCCCTTGAGGAAAGCATTGGAGACGGGGACCACCTGCGCAGCGGTGGAGCAGTGAAGGAAGCCCTCGGCCTCCAGGCTTGCCGCCACGTA comes from the Chrysiogenia bacterium genome and includes:
- a CDS encoding DUF952 domain-containing protein — translated: YVAASLEAEGFLHCSTAAQVVPVSNAFLKGQSGLVLLCIDPEKLTSELKWEAPAHPNPGAADKPSDEQLFPHIYGPLNTDAVVAAVAFEPGADGTFAFPEDAPRN